One genomic window of Aquisalimonas sp. 2447 includes the following:
- a CDS encoding type II toxin-antitoxin system Phd/YefM family antitoxin, with amino-acid sequence MKVELVTNLKRRATKILADLHASKEPVLITEHGQPSAYLVDVQDYEFMQRRLELLEGLSRGERAALEGRTCSQSEAREKMSKWLR; translated from the coding sequence ATGAAAGTTGAGCTTGTTACGAACCTTAAGCGCCGAGCCACCAAGATTCTGGCCGATCTGCACGCGTCAAAGGAGCCGGTACTGATCACGGAACATGGCCAGCCATCCGCCTATCTTGTTGATGTGCAGGATTACGAGTTCATGCAGCGTCGCCTTGAGCTGCTTGAGGGGCTCTCACGGGGAGAGCGTGCAGCACTTGAGGGAAGAACGTGCAGCCAGAGTGAGGCCAGGGAGAAAATGAGTAAATGGCTGAGGTAA
- a CDS encoding gamma carbonic anhydrase family protein, with amino-acid sequence MIRTFETYRPKVADSAWVDATALVIGEVELGEDASVWPMTVVRGDVNWIRVGPRTNIQDGSVVHVAHAGGMNPTGYPTVIGADVTVGHKAIVHACTIEDACLIGMGATIMDGAVLGAESMLGAGALVPPGKELPGGYLYVGSPAKAVRELTEDERDFLRYSAAHYVKVKDRHRGAV; translated from the coding sequence ATGATCCGCACCTTCGAAACCTATCGCCCGAAGGTTGCCGACAGCGCCTGGGTGGATGCCACGGCCCTGGTGATCGGTGAAGTCGAACTGGGCGAAGATGCCTCCGTCTGGCCCATGACCGTGGTTCGCGGTGACGTGAACTGGATCCGCGTTGGCCCCCGCACCAACATCCAGGACGGCTCCGTGGTGCACGTGGCCCATGCCGGCGGCATGAACCCCACCGGGTATCCCACCGTCATCGGCGCCGACGTCACCGTCGGCCACAAGGCCATCGTCCACGCCTGCACCATCGAGGATGCCTGCCTCATCGGCATGGGCGCGACCATCATGGATGGTGCCGTGCTGGGTGCCGAGAGCATGCTGGGCGCGGGCGCCCTGGTGCCACCCGGCAAGGAGCTGCCCGGGGGGTATCTGTACGTGGGCAGCCCCGCCAAGGCCGTGCGAGAACTCACCGAAGACGAGCGGGACTTCCTGCGGTACTCCGCCGCGCATTACGTCAAGGTGAAGGATCGGCATCGCGGCGCCGTCTGA
- a CDS encoding type II toxin-antitoxin system RelE/ParE family toxin, with the protein MKLRWLPHARADLRAIGEYVAEDSPENAVALLDRILKRAEQIPDFPLAGRMVPEFRLPDVREVIEPPYWIIYRSLPDRIDVISVMHSARLLRNVPHK; encoded by the coding sequence ATGAAGCTGCGCTGGCTCCCGCACGCGCGGGCGGATCTGCGCGCGATCGGTGAATACGTGGCCGAAGACTCGCCGGAGAACGCCGTAGCGCTGCTCGACAGGATCCTGAAACGCGCTGAGCAAATCCCGGATTTCCCCTTGGCCGGGCGGATGGTTCCCGAGTTCAGACTCCCGGACGTGCGCGAGGTAATCGAGCCGCCGTACTGGATCATCTACCGCAGCTTGCCGGATCGCATCGACGTGATCAGCGTCATGCACAGCGCTCGACTGCTGCGCAATGTTCCGCACAAGTAA
- a CDS encoding Fic family protein, whose translation MVLDIQDHFPPRGALESAAVLRALVAAHRSLAELKGVAKTIPNEGLLVSTLSLQEAQSSSEVENIITTQDALYRYQLQPESVDPASKEVARYADGLQVGFRAVRETELLTLNTILQVQAVLEGNDAGFRRTPGTVLRNELTGEVVYRPPSPERVPELMAELERYLHAEGPEDPLVRMAVAHHQFETIHPFYDGNGRTGRIINILFLVREGLLDSPILYLSRYISQTKPAYYDELQRVRDTGDWESWLLYLLRGVEVTARHTTTLVQAIGQLLQQHKHFIRARYKFYSQDLINNIFRHPYTKVAFVEKDLAVSRATATRYLDELAKGGILEKHRLGRENYYINLELVRLLFDLPPMDMQQSGQPNR comes from the coding sequence ATGGTGCTGGACATCCAGGATCACTTTCCCCCAAGGGGCGCATTGGAGAGCGCTGCAGTGCTGCGTGCGCTGGTGGCGGCCCATCGCAGTCTGGCCGAGCTCAAAGGGGTGGCAAAGACCATCCCGAATGAAGGCTTGTTGGTTTCTACCCTGTCTCTGCAGGAAGCGCAGAGCAGTTCCGAAGTCGAGAACATCATCACCACTCAGGATGCCCTCTATCGCTACCAGCTCCAGCCGGAATCCGTGGACCCGGCCAGCAAGGAAGTCGCCCGCTATGCGGACGGCCTGCAGGTCGGATTCCGCGCGGTGCGGGAGACAGAATTGCTCACGCTGAACACCATTCTCCAGGTACAGGCCGTGCTGGAGGGCAACGATGCGGGGTTTCGCAGGACGCCGGGCACGGTCCTGAGAAACGAGTTGACGGGGGAAGTCGTTTATCGGCCGCCTTCACCGGAACGGGTGCCCGAGTTGATGGCGGAGTTGGAGCGCTATCTTCATGCGGAGGGTCCGGAAGACCCACTGGTGCGCATGGCGGTTGCCCACCACCAGTTCGAAACGATTCACCCGTTCTACGATGGCAATGGGCGTACGGGGCGGATTATCAACATTCTGTTTCTCGTCCGCGAGGGGCTGCTGGATTCGCCCATCCTCTACCTGAGCCGTTACATCAGTCAGACCAAGCCCGCCTACTACGATGAGCTGCAGAGGGTTCGGGACACCGGCGACTGGGAGAGCTGGCTGCTGTACCTGCTGCGTGGTGTGGAGGTGACGGCGCGGCACACCACCACGCTGGTGCAGGCCATTGGCCAGCTCCTGCAGCAGCACAAACACTTCATACGGGCGCGCTACAAGTTCTACAGTCAGGACCTGATCAACAACATCTTCCGCCACCCCTATACCAAGGTCGCCTTTGTGGAGAAGGACCTGGCCGTCTCCAGAGCGACGGCAACACGTTATCTGGACGAACTGGCCAAGGGCGGCATTCTCGAAAAGCATCGGCTCGGGCGGGAGAACTACTACATCAACCTGGAGCTTGTGCGCCTGCTATTCGATTTGCCGCCGATGGATATGCAGCAGTCCGGGCAACCAAACCGATAA
- the xth gene encoding exodeoxyribonuclease III has product MKLASWNVNSLKVRLPHVLHWLETEQPDVVGLQETKLTDDNFPAAALSEAGYEAVHAGQKTYNGVAVLAKQPISETVTDIPGVDDPQRRVMAGTIGDLRFINLYVPNGSEVGSEKYAYKLDWLARLRDWIADEMARHPRLAVVGDFNIAPADADVHDPEEWRGKILFSEPEHAALRALTDLGLEDTFRRFPQDEQVFSWWDYRMNNFKRNRGLRIDLVLASPALAAQCTASRVDVEPRRWERPSDHAPVVAEFVTA; this is encoded by the coding sequence ATGAAACTGGCCTCCTGGAACGTCAACTCCCTGAAGGTGCGCCTGCCCCACGTGCTCCACTGGCTGGAGACGGAACAGCCGGACGTGGTGGGCCTGCAGGAAACCAAACTCACCGACGACAACTTCCCGGCCGCGGCCCTGAGCGAGGCCGGCTACGAGGCGGTCCACGCCGGTCAGAAGACCTATAACGGCGTCGCCGTGCTGGCGAAACAGCCCATCAGCGAGACCGTCACCGACATCCCCGGCGTGGACGACCCCCAGCGCCGCGTCATGGCGGGCACCATCGGCGACCTGCGCTTCATCAACCTGTATGTGCCCAACGGCTCCGAAGTCGGCAGCGAGAAGTACGCCTACAAGCTGGACTGGCTGGCGCGGCTGCGGGACTGGATCGCCGACGAAATGGCGCGCCACCCGCGCCTCGCCGTGGTGGGCGATTTCAACATCGCCCCCGCCGACGCCGACGTGCACGACCCGGAGGAGTGGCGCGGCAAGATCCTGTTCAGCGAGCCGGAGCACGCCGCACTGAGAGCACTCACCGACCTGGGCCTGGAAGACACCTTCCGCCGCTTTCCCCAGGACGAGCAGGTGTTCTCCTGGTGGGACTACCGCATGAACAACTTCAAGCGTAACCGCGGCCTGCGCATCGACCTCGTGCTCGCCAGCCCTGCCCTGGCCGCGCAGTGCACCGCAAGCCGGGTGGACGTGGAACCGCGGCGCTGGGAACGGCCTTCCGACCACGCTCCGGTGGTGGCGGAGTTCGTCACCGCGTAA
- a CDS encoding type II toxin-antitoxin system RelE/ParE family toxin, giving the protein MAEVIWTETALQELEAIAEYIALDNSAAASHLVQEVFDKTERLEDFPQSGRIPPELPDSVYREVVIPPCRIFYREDEKRVLVLYVMREERQLRVYMLGSS; this is encoded by the coding sequence ATGGCTGAGGTAATCTGGACTGAGACCGCCCTTCAAGAGTTGGAAGCAATCGCCGAGTACATCGCTCTGGATAATTCTGCCGCAGCAAGTCATCTTGTCCAGGAAGTGTTCGACAAGACCGAGCGCCTGGAAGATTTTCCCCAGTCCGGAAGAATTCCCCCAGAGCTGCCTGACTCGGTCTACAGGGAGGTAGTGATTCCGCCGTGCCGCATTTTTTATCGTGAGGATGAAAAGCGGGTTCTTGTCCTCTACGTCATGCGAGAAGAGCGGCAGCTTCGCGTGTACATGCTTGGTAGCAGCTAA
- the rhuM gene encoding virulence protein RhuM/Fic/DOC family protein, whose product MSEIVIFEDEAHSVEVRLEGETLWATQKQIAELFGTTPENILMHLRNVYRDGELSESATAKDFLVVRQEGKRQVRRRLKHYDLDAVISVGYRVNSTRATRFRQWATRVLREHLTQGYSLNEHRLAQQGLSELEQAVELLGQTLTRQELVSDLGQEVVGLILGYARTWRLLQDYDEGALGLPPGARPARGVLALEEARRALDALAGELRERGEATDLFARDRGDGLASILGNLEQSMFGEALYRTREERAAHLLYFVIKNHPFSDGNKRSGAFLFLLYLRQEGMRLTLNEQGLTALTLLIAESDPKAKDLMVRLVMNLIAEDGGDNPAPTE is encoded by the coding sequence ATGAGTGAAATCGTGATTTTCGAGGATGAAGCGCATTCGGTTGAAGTACGGCTGGAAGGGGAGACGCTGTGGGCCACCCAGAAGCAGATCGCGGAGCTGTTCGGCACGACGCCGGAGAACATCTTGATGCACCTGAGGAATGTGTATCGGGATGGGGAGCTGTCAGAATCGGCAACTGCTAAGGATTTCTTAGTCGTTCGCCAGGAAGGCAAGCGTCAGGTCCGCCGGCGGCTCAAGCACTATGATTTGGATGCCGTGATTTCCGTGGGCTACCGTGTCAACTCAACCCGCGCCACCCGCTTCCGCCAGTGGGCCACCCGCGTCCTCCGCGAGCACCTGACCCAGGGCTACAGCCTCAACGAGCACCGGCTGGCGCAGCAGGGCCTCTCCGAGTTGGAACAGGCGGTGGAACTGCTCGGCCAGACGCTCACCCGGCAGGAGCTAGTATCGGACTTGGGCCAGGAGGTGGTGGGCCTGATCCTCGGCTACGCCCGCACCTGGCGCCTACTGCAGGATTATGACGAAGGCGCCCTCGGCCTGCCGCCCGGCGCCCGGCCGGCCCGGGGCGTGCTGGCGCTCGAAGAGGCGCGCCGCGCCCTGGACGCCCTGGCCGGTGAACTACGCGAGCGGGGCGAGGCCACCGATCTGTTCGCGCGGGACCGGGGCGACGGGCTGGCCTCGATTCTGGGCAACCTGGAACAGAGCATGTTCGGTGAGGCGCTGTACAGGACGCGCGAGGAGCGCGCCGCCCACCTGCTGTACTTCGTCATCAAGAATCACCCCTTCTCCGACGGCAACAAGCGCTCCGGGGCCTTTCTCTTCCTGCTCTACCTGCGCCAGGAAGGCATGCGCCTGACCCTGAACGAACAAGGCCTGACTGCCCTGACGCTGCTCATCGCCGAGAGCGACCCCAAGGCCAAGGACCTGATGGTGCGGCTGGTGATGAACCTGATCGCCGAAGACGGCGGCGACAACCCAGCGCCCACGGAGTGA
- a CDS encoding HIT family protein, producing the protein MAEYPTDPNCIFCKIVSGEIPAAIVGQTDHVFAFMDAFPSSRGHTLVIPKAHYPNLLEMPTDLLQTFIASVQEVAGAIQAAIQPHGIALTQFNGEAAGQTVFHYHQHIIPRWEGQDRRSHGKDQADPEELKAVAAEIRAKLGWEA; encoded by the coding sequence ATGGCCGAGTACCCCACCGACCCGAACTGCATCTTCTGCAAGATCGTTTCCGGGGAAATCCCCGCCGCCATCGTCGGCCAGACCGACCACGTTTTCGCCTTCATGGACGCCTTTCCGTCCTCACGCGGCCACACCCTGGTTATCCCCAAGGCCCACTACCCGAACCTGCTGGAAATGCCCACCGACCTGCTGCAGACTTTCATTGCCAGCGTCCAGGAAGTCGCCGGCGCCATCCAGGCCGCCATCCAGCCCCACGGCATCGCCCTGACCCAGTTCAACGGCGAGGCCGCCGGCCAGACCGTGTTCCACTACCACCAGCACATCATCCCCCGCTGGGAAGGGCAGGATCGCCGCAGCCACGGCAAGGACCAGGCGGACCCCGAGGAACTCAAGGCCGTGGCCGCGGAGATCCGCGCCAAGCTGGGCTGGGAGGCCTGA
- the prlC gene encoding oligopeptidase A has protein sequence MTNPLLEATDLPRFSAIRPEHVEPAIDTLLADNRARLDALLAQDDPFTWDTLVRPLEAMDDRLSQAWSPVSHLNAVANSDELRAAYNACLPKLTEYTTEMGQNEALFRAFQAVADRDDFAALPADRRRAVEHALRDFRLAGVDLPEEKKARYREIANRLSELGSKFQENLLDATNAWHKQLDDATRLDGLPESNLAMLRQAAEQAGESGYRIGLDFPSVFAVLTHCRDRDLRREVYEAFGTRASDQGPHAGQWDNTALMDEILALRHEKARLLGYDNYAELSLATKMADSPQAVMDFLTDLARRAKPVAEREFEELRAFARDELGLDDLQPWDVTFASEQLRQSRYAISQEDLRPYFPAQRVIDGLFQVVERLYGVEIRENTKAVETWHRDVQFFEIRDPDGTLRGRFFTDLYARSDKRSGAWMAECKVRRDTGDGVQTPVAFLTCNFAPPVGDRPALLTHTEVETLFHEFGHGLHHMLTRVGAASVAGIHGVPWDAVELPSQFMENWCWEREALDLFAAHVDTGEPIPEDLFQRMQAAKNFQSAMAMMRQLEFSLFDFKLHLEHDPSRGARVLETLEEARDMTAVVRPPEWHRFPHGFMHIFAGGYAAGYYSYKWAEVLSADAYSRFEEEGVFSQNAGRDFLVHILEKGGSEDLMDLYKAFRGREPNVDALLRHSGLAA, from the coding sequence ATGACCAACCCCCTGCTGGAAGCCACCGACCTGCCCCGCTTCTCCGCCATCCGGCCCGAGCACGTGGAGCCCGCCATCGACACCCTCCTGGCGGACAACCGGGCGCGCCTGGACGCGCTGCTGGCACAGGACGACCCTTTCACCTGGGACACTCTGGTGCGCCCGCTGGAGGCGATGGACGACCGGCTCAGCCAGGCGTGGTCACCGGTGAGCCACCTGAACGCCGTGGCCAACTCCGATGAACTGCGGGCCGCGTACAACGCGTGCCTGCCCAAGCTCACCGAATACACCACCGAGATGGGGCAGAACGAGGCCCTGTTCCGGGCGTTCCAGGCCGTGGCCGATCGGGACGACTTCGCGGCGCTCCCCGCCGACCGTCGCCGCGCCGTGGAACATGCCCTGCGCGACTTCCGCCTGGCGGGGGTGGATCTCCCCGAGGAGAAGAAGGCCCGCTACCGGGAGATCGCCAATCGGCTCTCGGAACTGGGCTCGAAATTCCAGGAGAACCTGCTCGACGCCACCAACGCCTGGCATAAGCAACTGGACGACGCCACGCGGCTCGACGGGCTGCCCGAGTCCAACCTGGCCATGCTCCGCCAGGCCGCGGAACAGGCGGGCGAGAGCGGTTACCGGATCGGGCTGGACTTCCCCAGCGTGTTCGCCGTTCTCACCCATTGCCGCGACCGGGACCTGCGCCGGGAGGTCTATGAGGCCTTCGGCACCCGCGCCTCCGACCAGGGGCCGCATGCCGGCCAGTGGGACAACACGGCGCTCATGGACGAAATCCTCGCCCTGCGCCACGAAAAGGCGCGACTGCTCGGCTACGACAACTACGCCGAGCTGTCCCTGGCCACCAAGATGGCCGACAGCCCCCAGGCGGTCATGGACTTCCTCACCGATCTCGCCCGGCGCGCCAAACCGGTGGCGGAGCGCGAATTCGAGGAACTCCGGGCCTTCGCCCGGGACGAGCTGGGTCTGGATGACCTTCAGCCCTGGGACGTGACCTTCGCGTCCGAACAGCTGCGCCAGAGCCGCTACGCCATCTCCCAGGAAGATCTGCGCCCCTACTTCCCGGCGCAGCGGGTGATCGACGGCCTGTTCCAGGTGGTGGAGCGCCTCTACGGCGTGGAAATACGCGAGAACACCAAGGCCGTGGAAACCTGGCACCGGGACGTGCAGTTCTTCGAGATCCGCGACCCGGACGGCACCCTGCGCGGGCGTTTCTTCACCGATCTCTACGCCCGCAGCGACAAGCGCAGCGGCGCCTGGATGGCCGAGTGCAAGGTGCGCCGCGATACCGGTGACGGCGTGCAGACGCCGGTGGCCTTTCTCACCTGCAACTTCGCGCCACCGGTGGGCGACCGGCCGGCGCTGCTGACCCACACCGAGGTGGAGACCCTGTTCCACGAATTCGGCCACGGCCTGCACCACATGCTCACCCGGGTGGGCGCCGCCTCCGTGGCCGGCATCCACGGCGTGCCCTGGGATGCGGTGGAACTGCCCAGCCAGTTCATGGAGAACTGGTGCTGGGAGCGTGAGGCCCTGGACCTGTTCGCCGCCCACGTGGATACCGGCGAGCCCATCCCCGAGGATCTGTTCCAGCGCATGCAGGCGGCGAAGAACTTCCAGTCCGCCATGGCGATGATGCGCCAGCTGGAATTCTCCCTGTTCGACTTCAAGCTGCATCTGGAACACGATCCGTCCCGCGGCGCCCGCGTGCTGGAAACCCTGGAAGAGGCCCGGGACATGACCGCCGTGGTCCGCCCGCCGGAATGGCACCGCTTCCCGCACGGCTTCATGCACATCTTCGCCGGGGGCTACGCGGCGGGCTACTACAGCTACAAGTGGGCGGAAGTCCTCTCCGCCGACGCCTACTCGCGCTTCGAGGAAGAGGGCGTGTTCAGCCAGAATGCCGGGCGCGACTTCCTGGTGCATATTCTGGAGAAGGGCGGCTCAGAGGACCTGATGGACCTCTACAAGGCATTCCGCGGCCGCGAGCCGAATGTGGACGCGCTGCTTCGGCACAGTGGACTGGCGGCCTGA
- the gorA gene encoding glutathione-disulfide reductase: MSTHFDCIAIGGGSGGLAAARRAASHGASAAVVEKSLLGGTCVNVGCVPKKVMWNAAHTLEAVHRAQDFGLDVAYRGLDWGALVGRRAAYIERLNGIYARNLDKDGVTHIQGHARFLDANTIEVDGERYTADHFIIATGGQPVVPDVPGAELGIDSDGFFALREQPRRAAVVGAGYIAVELAGVLAGLGTETSLLVRRHGPLRDFDQLIQEGLQEALPQHGVDLMTHCTPSRVERAPDGTLTLTAEDGRTIEGLETVIWAVGRRANIDGLGLDAAGVATDQAGQVPVNEWQETNVPGIYSLGDVTGRIPLTPVAIATGRRLGDRLFGGQKDRRMDFENVPTVVFSHPPIGTVGLTEAEAREQYGDAVTCFSTTFVAMDYALSDHKPRTRMKLVTVGEKQRVVGCHILGTGADEMLQGFAVAVKMGAAKRDFDETVAIHPTSAEEMVTMT, translated from the coding sequence ATGAGTACGCATTTCGATTGCATCGCCATCGGCGGTGGCAGCGGCGGCCTTGCGGCGGCACGCCGCGCCGCATCCCATGGGGCCAGCGCGGCGGTGGTGGAGAAGTCGTTGCTGGGCGGCACCTGCGTGAATGTGGGCTGCGTACCCAAGAAGGTGATGTGGAACGCCGCCCACACCCTGGAGGCGGTGCACCGGGCTCAGGATTTTGGCCTGGACGTTGCCTATCGCGGTCTTGACTGGGGCGCTCTGGTCGGTCGTCGTGCCGCCTACATCGAACGCCTCAACGGCATCTACGCCCGCAACCTGGACAAGGACGGCGTCACCCACATCCAGGGGCATGCCAGGTTCTTGGATGCGAACACCATCGAGGTGGACGGCGAGCGTTACACAGCCGACCACTTCATCATCGCCACCGGTGGCCAGCCGGTGGTTCCCGATGTCCCCGGCGCGGAACTGGGCATCGACTCCGACGGCTTCTTCGCGCTGCGCGAGCAGCCGCGTCGAGCCGCCGTGGTGGGCGCCGGTTACATCGCGGTGGAACTGGCCGGGGTGCTGGCCGGCCTGGGCACGGAGACCAGCCTGCTGGTACGTCGTCACGGGCCCCTGCGGGATTTCGACCAACTTATCCAGGAGGGGCTGCAGGAAGCGCTGCCCCAGCACGGTGTCGACCTGATGACCCACTGCACGCCCTCCAGGGTCGAGCGGGCGCCGGACGGCACGCTGACCCTGACCGCGGAAGATGGCCGCACCATCGAGGGTCTGGAGACGGTGATCTGGGCCGTGGGGCGCCGTGCGAACATTGACGGCCTGGGCCTGGACGCGGCGGGTGTTGCAACGGACCAGGCCGGCCAGGTGCCGGTGAACGAGTGGCAGGAGACCAACGTTCCCGGCATCTATTCCCTGGGCGATGTCACCGGCCGCATCCCGCTCACCCCGGTGGCCATCGCCACCGGCCGTCGTCTGGGTGACCGGCTTTTCGGTGGTCAGAAGGACCGCCGCATGGATTTCGAGAACGTGCCCACTGTGGTGTTCAGCCATCCTCCCATCGGCACCGTCGGCCTCACCGAGGCCGAGGCGCGGGAGCAGTACGGCGATGCCGTGACTTGCTTCAGCACGACCTTCGTGGCCATGGACTACGCCCTGTCGGACCACAAGCCCCGCACCCGCATGAAGTTAGTCACCGTCGGCGAGAAGCAGCGTGTCGTCGGCTGTCATATTCTTGGGACAGGGGCGGACGAAATGCTCCAGGGCTTCGCGGTGGCGGTGAAAATGGGTGCGGCTAAACGCGATTTCGACGAAACCGTCGCCATCCATCCGACCAGTGCGGAAGAGATGGTAACGATGACCTGA
- a CDS encoding ATP-binding protein → MSQVTAQALLDQLRQLDESDRVEAKRASAIGESLLETVCAFANEPGLGGGWLLLGVEKASDAPGDYRVTGIADPDKLLNDLHSRCANAFNVPLRIQARAEALDEGTVILVEVPEAEPASRPVYFANKQLPRSAWRRGPSGDYRCNQDDLAELYQGRSGQSYDASVVSGASLDDLDPDAVEHYRDARRAVRPEAEELNFSDEELLEALGAVARQSGELHPTVAGVLLFGRRGALRRLFPANRVDYVRIPGKEWIEDPHERFTTLDLRDTLPRLIQRATAAVLDDLPRAFQLPEGEIRRGEKTVLPDKVVREAVVNAVMHRNYQRQQPIQLLRYSNRLEVHNPGYSLKALENLGEPGSQWRNPVIASVLHEMGLAETKGSGVRVMRRLMEEAGLSPPSFDSDRHNDQFSATYLFHHFLSEEDIAWLGQFRHLGLGEDEQRALIFVRETGRITNSDYRDLNRVDTLTASQRLSRLRDLGLVEQVPRGPATYYVPGERLGSPTAETEDDLFSGLPRESEGLSQESGALSQESGALSQESQRDESVWAYREQLLAELPNELRSELERIGQRSRDPKQMPKLIQALCALRPYGARELAVLLKRRQDYLHRQHIAPLLAEGVVQYQFPSEPNRPDQAYIAAEDWS, encoded by the coding sequence ATGAGCCAGGTCACGGCACAGGCGCTGCTCGACCAGCTCCGGCAGCTCGATGAGTCGGATCGGGTCGAGGCCAAGCGGGCCTCGGCCATTGGCGAGTCGCTGCTGGAGACAGTCTGCGCCTTTGCCAATGAACCTGGCCTGGGTGGCGGCTGGCTGCTGCTGGGGGTGGAAAAGGCCTCGGATGCGCCCGGTGACTATCGGGTGACCGGAATCGCGGACCCTGACAAGCTGCTGAACGACCTGCATTCCCGCTGTGCCAATGCCTTCAACGTACCGCTGCGGATTCAGGCCCGGGCGGAGGCGCTGGATGAGGGCACGGTGATTCTGGTGGAGGTGCCGGAGGCGGAACCGGCGTCCCGCCCGGTTTACTTTGCCAATAAACAACTGCCGCGCTCGGCCTGGCGACGCGGCCCCAGTGGTGATTACCGTTGCAACCAGGACGACCTGGCCGAGTTGTATCAGGGGCGGTCCGGTCAGAGCTACGATGCCTCGGTGGTGTCCGGAGCCAGCCTGGACGATCTCGACCCGGACGCCGTTGAACATTACCGTGATGCCCGCCGCGCCGTGCGCCCAGAGGCCGAGGAGCTGAACTTCTCCGATGAGGAGCTGCTGGAGGCACTTGGCGCCGTGGCTCGCCAATCTGGTGAGCTGCACCCCACGGTGGCGGGTGTGCTCTTGTTCGGCCGGCGTGGCGCGCTGCGCCGCTTGTTCCCAGCGAACCGGGTGGATTACGTCCGCATCCCCGGCAAGGAGTGGATCGAAGACCCGCACGAGCGCTTCACCACCCTCGATCTGCGCGACACGCTGCCCCGGTTGATTCAGCGGGCCACGGCGGCGGTGCTGGACGACCTGCCGCGTGCGTTCCAGTTACCGGAAGGTGAGATTCGCCGGGGCGAGAAGACAGTGCTGCCGGATAAGGTGGTGCGCGAAGCTGTGGTCAATGCCGTGATGCACCGCAATTACCAGCGCCAGCAGCCCATCCAGTTGCTGCGCTACAGTAACCGCTTGGAAGTGCACAACCCGGGCTATTCCCTGAAAGCACTGGAGAACCTGGGCGAGCCGGGCTCGCAGTGGCGCAACCCGGTGATTGCCTCGGTTTTGCATGAAATGGGGTTGGCCGAGACTAAGGGCAGCGGCGTCCGCGTGATGCGCCGGCTGATGGAAGAGGCCGGATTGTCACCCCCGAGCTTCGATTCCGACCGCCACAACGACCAGTTCTCCGCCACCTACCTGTTCCACCACTTCCTGAGCGAGGAGGACATCGCCTGGCTTGGCCAGTTCCGGCATCTGGGGCTCGGCGAGGACGAGCAGCGGGCGCTGATCTTCGTTCGCGAGACTGGCCGCATCACCAACTCCGATTACCGCGATCTCAACCGGGTGGATACCCTGACGGCCAGCCAGCGCCTCTCGCGCCTGCGCGACCTGGGCTTGGTCGAGCAGGTGCCACGCGGCCCGGCGACCTACTATGTGCCGGGGGAACGGCTCGGCTCCCCGACAGCCGAGACGGAAGACGACCTCTTCTCCGGCTTACCTAGGGAGTCCGAAGGCTTATCACAGGAGTCGGGGGCCTTATCACAGGAGTCGGGGGCCTTATCGCAGGAGTCCCAACGTGACGAATCCGTCTGGGCGTACCGCGAGCAACTCCTGGCCGAATTGCCGAATGAGCTTAGAAGCGAGCTCGAACGGATCGGCCAGCGCAGCCGCGACCCGAAGCAGATGCCAAAACTCATACAAGCGCTTTGCGCCCTCAGGCCCTACGGAGCGCGCGAATTGGCCGTTCTTCTCAAGCGTCGCCAGGATTACCTGCATCGCCAACACATTGCTCCACTACTAGCGGAAGGTGTCGTGCAATACCAGTTTCCAAGCGAACCGAACCGTCCCGACCAGGCCTATATTGCGGCAGAGGACTGGTCATGA
- a CDS encoding DUF1328 domain-containing protein, whose protein sequence is MLSWTLLFLVVAIVAAALGFSGIAGTAAWIAQVLFVLFIILFLASLIFGSKR, encoded by the coding sequence ATGCTGTCCTGGACCCTGCTGTTTCTCGTGGTCGCCATCGTGGCCGCGGCCCTTGGCTTCTCGGGCATCGCCGGAACGGCCGCCTGGATCGCTCAGGTCCTTTTCGTTCTGTTCATCATTCTGTTCCTGGCGAGTCTGATCTTCGGCAGCAAACGTTGA